One stretch of Desulfobacterales bacterium DNA includes these proteins:
- a CDS encoding phenylacetate--CoA ligase family protein has translation MNSNQIYWNPVLEALPPDKIKKLQLKKFQKIFKWTYEHSTFHRRLYDNAGVKPEDIRSFNDIERVPKVEKSMMRDIQRKEPFPYGEALCVPLDEVTIFRQTSGTTGQPVYQPDTWQDWEWWMECWSYILWAQGYRPQDRVFIPFGYNIFVAFWAGHYAAEKIGCEVIPGGVLDTKARLLKIQELQATALMGTPTYILGMAEIARLKMDIDPAALPISKITCAGECGASIPSTKRRLEEAWGAKVYDHAGATEIGAWSFECADQPGGMHVNEALFLVEIEDVETGEIIEEPGQRGKMVITALDRMAQPCVRFDSKDVIEWAADSCSCGRTSRLIKGGVVGRADDITKVKGVLLAPSAIEEVVRSIEGLGDEYEVIVEKLGDADKIKLRVEVLPDAEDQCSLIENELVDQLRLKTNLRYDIEICGCETLPRYEVKAKRFKDLRPKK, from the coding sequence ATGAATTCTAATCAAATTTATTGGAATCCAGTGCTGGAAGCCCTGCCGCCCGATAAAATCAAAAAACTACAACTGAAAAAATTTCAAAAAATTTTTAAGTGGACCTACGAACACTCCACCTTCCACCGGCGTCTTTATGACAATGCCGGCGTAAAACCGGAAGACATCCGGTCATTCAATGATATTGAGCGGGTTCCCAAAGTGGAGAAATCCATGATGCGGGACATTCAGCGCAAAGAACCCTTTCCCTATGGCGAAGCCCTCTGCGTGCCCTTAGATGAAGTGACCATCTTTCGTCAGACCAGCGGCACGACCGGCCAACCGGTGTATCAACCTGACACCTGGCAGGATTGGGAGTGGTGGATGGAGTGCTGGTCCTATATCCTCTGGGCTCAGGGCTACCGGCCGCAGGATCGGGTCTTTATTCCTTTCGGCTACAATATATTTGTGGCTTTTTGGGCTGGGCATTATGCGGCTGAAAAAATCGGCTGTGAAGTGATTCCGGGTGGTGTGCTGGATACCAAGGCGCGTCTTTTAAAGATTCAAGAGCTGCAGGCAACTGCCCTGATGGGTACCCCTACCTATATTCTGGGGATGGCCGAAATTGCTCGTCTAAAAATGGATATCGATCCTGCTGCATTGCCGATCAGTAAAATTACATGTGCCGGTGAATGCGGTGCCAGCATACCGAGCACCAAAAGACGCCTGGAAGAAGCCTGGGGGGCGAAAGTCTACGATCACGCAGGTGCGACTGAAATCGGCGCCTGGTCATTTGAATGTGCGGATCAACCCGGCGGTATGCATGTCAACGAAGCATTGTTTCTGGTGGAAATCGAAGATGTCGAGACCGGAGAGATCATCGAAGAACCCGGGCAGCGGGGCAAGATGGTGATCACCGCCCTGGACCGCATGGCCCAGCCTTGTGTGCGTTTTGATTCCAAAGACGTGATTGAATGGGCTGCCGATTCCTGTTCATGCGGGCGGACCTCACGTTTAATCAAAGGCGGTGTGGTTGGCCGGGCAGATGATATCACCAAGGTCAAAGGCGTCCTGCTTGCACCTTCGGCTATCGAAGAGGTCGTGCGCAGTATTGAAGGTTTGGGCGACGAGTATGAAGTCATAGTGGAAAAATTAGGGGATGCCGATAAAATTAAACTAAGGGTTGAGGTGTTGCCGGATGCAGAGGACCAATGCTCGCTGATTGAAAACGAGCTGGTGGATCAGCTCAGATTGAAGACCAATCTGCGCTATGATATTGAAATCTGCGGCTGTGAAACATTGCCCCGGTATGAGGTTAAGGCTAAGCGCTTCAAGGATTTAAGGCCAAAGAAATAA
- a CDS encoding reductive dehalogenase, whose product MMEIIFLLVLVGLIGQAAVGLSYLISSIRELEKRASIFAGIQFMAMAGLVLLFINWWRTGFLYSGSGVGILICLISGGALAAIFFVKKTPTNPKALMGTRGAIVGEVKKIDERDIVFARNRTIQPGTEPYRIYYEMRPEYEKMDAGRREMGGPLGKPGVIDKPKDRPNIAATLSSQGIALSLSAPETYQPVPHPEFNAQKVKLSPQEASDRIKGYTLNLGAKHVGITRINPLWLYSKRGEIFRENWEDWGKDIDITHPYAIVFTTEMAFELVGTAPHTPTVISSMSNYAQGAVIATQLAAYIANMGYSATANHVRHYDTLLVPLAVDAGLGETGRLGYLMTKDLGPRVRLAAVTTDLEMVADSPVDIGVEDFCRICKKCANCCPSKSISLDDPTEVNGTLRWKLNAETCFDYWGKVGTDCNVCMRVCPWSHASTFPHRIIRSLISRNRLSRRLFNTMDDVFYGRKPKPKQAPTWARFS is encoded by the coding sequence ATGATGGAAATCATTTTTCTACTTGTACTGGTGGGGCTCATCGGCCAGGCTGCTGTAGGTTTGAGCTATTTGATTTCATCCATAAGGGAATTGGAAAAACGCGCATCCATTTTCGCCGGGATACAATTTATGGCAATGGCCGGACTAGTGCTCCTGTTTATTAATTGGTGGCGAACTGGATTCCTTTACTCGGGCAGTGGCGTTGGCATTTTGATTTGTCTAATTTCCGGCGGAGCTCTGGCTGCTATTTTTTTTGTAAAAAAGACACCGACCAACCCAAAGGCGCTAATGGGAACGCGCGGCGCAATTGTCGGTGAGGTTAAAAAGATTGATGAAAGGGATATTGTTTTTGCCCGCAATCGTACTATTCAACCGGGTACGGAACCATACCGGATCTATTATGAAATGCGGCCTGAATATGAAAAGATGGATGCCGGCCGCAGAGAAATGGGTGGGCCCTTAGGAAAACCCGGAGTCATCGACAAACCCAAAGACAGACCCAACATTGCGGCAACCCTATCTTCCCAGGGCATCGCCCTCAGCCTCTCGGCACCGGAAACATATCAACCGGTGCCCCATCCTGAATTCAATGCGCAGAAGGTTAAGTTGAGCCCGCAGGAGGCCAGTGACCGCATTAAAGGCTATACCCTCAATCTAGGCGCCAAACATGTGGGAATTACCAGGATCAACCCGTTGTGGTTGTATTCCAAACGGGGAGAGATTTTTCGTGAAAACTGGGAAGACTGGGGCAAAGACATCGACATCACCCACCCATATGCGATTGTTTTTACCACTGAGATGGCTTTCGAACTGGTGGGAACTGCGCCCCATACACCCACTGTCATCTCCAGTATGAGCAATTATGCTCAAGGCGCTGTTATTGCCACTCAACTGGCAGCCTATATTGCCAATATGGGTTATTCGGCCACCGCCAATCACGTGCGGCATTATGACACTTTGCTTGTTCCGTTGGCTGTTGATGCCGGTTTGGGAGAGACCGGCCGGCTGGGCTATCTGATGACCAAGGATCTCGGGCCGCGAGTTCGGTTGGCTGCGGTGACCACCGATCTTGAAATGGTCGCCGACAGCCCGGTGGATATTGGTGTCGAAGACTTTTGTAGGATTTGTAAAAAGTGCGCCAATTGCTGCCCTTCCAAATCTATTTCGCTGGACGATCCAACCGAAGTCAACGGAACCTTGCGCTGGAAGCTGAATGCCGAAACCTGCTTTGACTATTGGGGAAAGGTGGGCACCGACTGCAATGTGTGCATGCGGGTGTGCCCCTGGAGCCATGCCAGCACTTTTCCCCACAGGATCATCCGATCTCTGATCAGTCGCAATCGTTTGTCGCGCAGGCTTTTTAACACTATGGATGATGTTTTTTACGGGCGTAAACCCAAACCCAAACAGGCACCAACATGGGCTAGGTTTAGCTAA
- a CDS encoding L-2-amino-thiazoline-4-carboxylic acid hydrolase has protein sequence MDDLNAKIGVLTRREVEARILVPLIEAFSHEFGNKKGLELVRSGIVQIATDQGAELAQQVGGNSLAHFAELLRFWTQDNALEIDIIEQSKQKFYFNVTRCRYAELYEKLGFATWGSLFSCTRDFALIKGFNHHINLKRTRTIMEGAAYCDFCYTIKKGS, from the coding sequence GTGGACGATCTAAATGCAAAAATTGGCGTGTTGACCCGCAGGGAGGTAGAAGCCCGTATTCTGGTGCCGCTTATTGAGGCCTTCAGTCACGAATTTGGGAATAAGAAAGGGCTGGAATTGGTCCGCAGCGGCATTGTTCAAATTGCCACCGACCAGGGTGCTGAATTAGCCCAACAGGTCGGCGGCAATTCTTTGGCACATTTTGCTGAATTGCTCCGATTTTGGACCCAGGATAACGCTTTGGAGATCGATATTATTGAGCAAAGCAAGCAGAAATTTTATTTTAATGTGACGCGTTGCCGTTATGCCGAGCTGTACGAAAAATTGGGTTTCGCCACATGGGGCAGCCTTTTTTCATGTACGCGTGACTTTGCCTTGATTAAAGGATTTAATCATCATATCAATCTAAAACGAACCCGGACCATAATGGAAGGAGCGGCCTACTGTGATTTTTGTTACACCATTAAAAAAGGGAGCTGA
- a CDS encoding nuclear transport factor 2 family protein, with amino-acid sequence MSRQEVISAYLDALAKGDDIGILKLFADDARITSPLYGELAAADFYRQLFQDTASSQIRLKDIFANVTDPDQYAAHFVYDWTLKNGELVSFRCMDIFRFKKDSNKIHHLVIIYDSSRTRDAFTRQSSA; translated from the coding sequence ATGTCACGCCAGGAAGTCATCAGCGCCTATTTAGATGCATTGGCCAAAGGTGATGATATTGGGATCTTAAAATTGTTTGCCGATGATGCAAGGATCACTTCGCCTCTCTACGGTGAATTGGCAGCTGCTGATTTTTATCGACAGCTGTTCCAGGATACGGCAAGTTCACAGATCCGTTTAAAGGATATCTTTGCAAATGTGACAGACCCTGATCAATATGCGGCCCATTTCGTTTATGATTGGACACTCAAAAATGGCGAACTGGTATCCTTCAGATGCATGGATATTTTTAGATTTAAAAAGGATTCAAATAAAATTCATCACCTGGTAATTATTTATGACTCGAGTCGCACCAGAGATGCATTTACCAGACAATCCAGCGCTTAA
- a CDS encoding DMT family transporter, which produces MKEWLLPASMTMICWGIWGFIPKITTRYINPLSASVYEGIGSAVFALIVFFFIGFKPEVHPKGISLAFATGLLGMLGALFYLFAMPKGKVSVIATISALNPVITIALAYFILNEPITLKESLGMVFAFIAIVLFTV; this is translated from the coding sequence ATGAAAGAGTGGCTTCTCCCGGCAAGTATGACGATGATCTGTTGGGGCATTTGGGGTTTTATACCAAAAATAACCACCCGATACATCAACCCGCTGAGCGCTTCGGTCTACGAGGGCATCGGCAGTGCTGTTTTTGCTTTAATCGTTTTTTTCTTCATCGGTTTTAAACCCGAGGTACACCCCAAAGGCATTTCCTTGGCTTTTGCCACCGGTTTATTGGGTATGCTGGGAGCGCTGTTTTATCTTTTTGCGATGCCAAAAGGCAAGGTTTCGGTGATCGCCACCATTTCCGCCTTAAATCCGGTGATTACGATTGCGTTGGCCTATTTCATTTTAAACGAACCCATCACTTTGAAAGAAAGTCTTGGGATGGTATTTGCTTTTATCGCCATCGTTTTGTTCACTGTCTAG
- a CDS encoding amino acid racemase has translation MPKHIGIVGCSAEGAALCYRTICGEAPPVMGEHMHPEVSMHTHPLAEYMIHIRTGDWKNVAALMLSSTQKLSEIGAQFAICPDNTIHEAFDYVKEKSPIPWLHIAEAVATEARAQGYQQLAILGTKYLMTGPVYPGMLSKFDIKSQIPTDKDRERIDDIIFKELVNGVFTEASRLYFNTVIEKLKDSGCDAAVLGCTEIPLLVDPEDCPLPVLDSTRLLARTAIKEALA, from the coding sequence ATGCCCAAACATATTGGAATTGTCGGCTGCAGTGCTGAAGGCGCAGCCCTGTGTTATCGCACGATATGTGGCGAAGCACCGCCCGTAATGGGTGAGCATATGCATCCTGAGGTCAGCATGCATACACATCCGTTGGCAGAATACATGATTCACATTCGCACGGGCGACTGGAAAAACGTTGCCGCCCTGATGCTTTCTTCAACTCAAAAGCTCTCTGAAATCGGGGCCCAGTTCGCCATTTGTCCGGACAACACCATTCACGAAGCATTTGATTATGTAAAAGAGAAGTCACCGATCCCCTGGCTCCATATTGCCGAAGCCGTTGCTACAGAGGCGCGCGCACAAGGCTATCAGCAGCTGGCCATCTTGGGAACCAAATATCTCATGACGGGTCCTGTTTATCCCGGCATGCTAAGCAAATTTGACATCAAAAGTCAGATACCCACAGATAAAGATCGTGAGCGCATCGATGACATTATCTTCAAAGAGTTGGTAAACGGGGTTTTCACCGAGGCATCACGTCTTTATTTCAATACCGTTATCGAAAAGTTAAAGGACAGCGGGTGTGATGCAGCCGTGTTGGGATGCACCGAAATCCCATTGCTGGTTGATCCGGAAGACTGTCCCCTGCCGGTCCTGGACTCCACCCGTTTGTTGGCCCGTACTGCCATAAAAGAGGCTTTAGCATAA
- a CDS encoding DUF2959 domain-containing protein, with translation MKTSILNNRLNRVMMTGIFLVLIGCESAYYKTMETMGYHKRDIMVDRVQDARDAQEDAKEQFESALEQFSTVLNFQGGELEEKYNQLKTEYDASEKQAQNVRLRIEEVEDVAADLFAEWQEELDQYTSSSLRKSSARKLAETKRQYAKLIGAMKRAERKIDPVLNAFRDQVLYLKHNLNAQAIASLQSELVSIESDVARLIREMEASIKEANAFITSMQQS, from the coding sequence ATGAAGACATCGATTTTAAACAACAGACTCAATCGGGTTATGATGACAGGCATTTTTTTGGTTTTGATCGGCTGCGAATCCGCTTACTATAAAACCATGGAGACCATGGGTTACCATAAGCGGGATATCATGGTCGACCGCGTGCAGGATGCCCGTGATGCCCAGGAGGACGCCAAGGAGCAGTTTGAATCCGCTTTGGAGCAATTCAGCACGGTTCTTAATTTTCAGGGCGGGGAACTTGAGGAAAAATATAATCAGCTCAAAACCGAATATGACGCCAGTGAAAAACAAGCGCAAAACGTGCGCCTTCGAATTGAAGAGGTCGAGGATGTGGCCGCAGATCTGTTTGCTGAATGGCAGGAGGAATTAGATCAGTACACCAGCAGCAGTCTCAGAAAATCCAGCGCACGCAAACTCGCTGAAACCAAGCGCCAATACGCGAAATTAATCGGTGCGATGAAACGTGCCGAGCGTAAAATTGATCCGGTCTTGAACGCATTTCGTGATCAGGTTCTGTATCTGAAGCATAATCTCAACGCCCAGGCCATTGCCTCACTGCAAAGTGAGCTCGTCTCAATTGAATCCGATGTTGCCAGGTTGATTAGGGAAATGGAAGCGTCTATCAAAGAAGCCAATGCATTCATTACCTCAATGCAACAATCCTAA
- a CDS encoding cysteine hydrolase family protein, which produces MNIGLILVDIQNDYFAGGRMELVGMDAAAVNASRLLAYFRDKQLPTFHIQHISTREGATFFLPNTRGAEIHDSVKPQPEDRVIQKHYPNSFRETALLDELKNATVDSVVICGAMSHMCIDATTRAAADLGYQCTLVHDSCATRNLDFGTRKVLAEDVHASFMAALGAAYARVISCKDFFT; this is translated from the coding sequence ATGAATATTGGATTGATACTGGTTGATATTCAGAATGATTATTTTGCCGGGGGCCGTATGGAGCTGGTAGGGATGGATGCGGCCGCTGTAAATGCAAGCCGATTGCTGGCATATTTTCGTGATAAACAACTACCCACCTTTCACATCCAGCATATTTCAACCCGGGAAGGCGCCACCTTTTTTCTGCCAAATACCCGGGGTGCCGAAATTCATGACAGTGTCAAACCTCAGCCTGAAGACCGGGTAATTCAGAAACATTATCCGAACAGCTTCCGCGAGACCGCTCTTTTGGACGAGCTTAAGAATGCCACGGTTGACAGTGTTGTCATTTGCGGTGCGATGAGCCATATGTGCATTGATGCAACAACACGGGCCGCCGCTGATCTGGGATATCAATGCACACTTGTTCACGACAGCTGCGCAACCCGCAACCTTGATTTTGGAACCCGGAAAGTACTGGCTGAGGATGTGCATGCATCATTCATGGCAGCCTTGGGCGCTGCTTATGCTCGGGTAATCAGTTGCAAGGACTTTTTTACGTGA
- a CDS encoding LysE family translocator: MLEYLSAGLLLGLAAGFAPGPLLVLVISETLRHGIAAGLKVSIAPLITDVPIILISLIVLNRLAEFKSILGCISIFGGLFILYLGYESLKTKGVELNLSTVKSNSFKKGVITNALNPHPYIFYMTVGTPIIYRSIQHNLLATVSFVGSFLLLLVGSKVILAMVVERSRTFLKGRVYIWVMRILGALLIIFSMVLFRDGFELLGWL, encoded by the coding sequence ATGCTTGAATATTTGAGTGCCGGTCTTTTACTGGGATTGGCAGCGGGTTTTGCACCCGGTCCGCTACTGGTTCTGGTCATATCCGAAACGCTGCGACACGGCATTGCCGCCGGGCTGAAAGTATCCATCGCTCCCTTAATCACGGATGTGCCCATTATTCTCATTTCTTTAATCGTATTGAACCGCCTGGCTGAGTTTAAAAGCATACTGGGCTGTATTTCGATATTTGGCGGTTTGTTTATATTGTATCTGGGATACGAAAGTCTCAAAACCAAGGGGGTTGAATTAAATTTATCCACTGTCAAATCCAACTCCTTTAAAAAAGGTGTCATTACCAATGCCTTAAATCCACACCCATACATTTTCTACATGACAGTGGGCACCCCGATCATTTATAGAAGTATTCAACATAACCTCCTGGCAACGGTATCATTTGTTGGCAGCTTTTTATTGCTGTTGGTGGGTTCCAAAGTTATCCTGGCAATGGTGGTCGAACGCTCGCGCACCTTTTTAAAAGGTCGCGTTTATATCTGGGTCATGCGAATCTTGGGTGCGCTTTTGATTATTTTTTCAATGGTCCTATTCAGGGATGGGTTTGAATTATTGGGCTGGCTGTAG
- a CDS encoding arginine deiminase family protein, giving the protein MPRSFENAITRVPAQTFDRGLTTSKLGPPDYASVLKQHHAYTDALASIGLNVIELEPLPHYPDAHFVEDTAVVTPEMAIITNPGAASRQGEEKTIAAELEAYRQIESIQAPGTLDGGDVLMIDNHFLIGLSERTNQQGADQFGRILDKHNKTHTTVAVGAGLHFKSSVNFVGKNTLIVTPDFAEHQALKAYDKIVANPDECYAANTLWVNDHLLVPKGFPNTKAKLEALGLPIIELDVSEIQKMDGGLTCLSIRF; this is encoded by the coding sequence ATGCCAAGATCGTTTGAAAATGCCATTACCCGCGTACCAGCCCAAACCTTTGACCGCGGTCTAACAACGTCAAAACTGGGCCCGCCCGATTATGCTTCGGTTTTAAAACAACATCACGCCTATACAGATGCCTTGGCATCCATTGGGCTCAACGTTATCGAGCTGGAGCCACTACCCCACTACCCGGATGCCCATTTTGTCGAGGATACTGCTGTGGTGACGCCGGAAATGGCCATAATCACCAACCCCGGTGCCGCATCCCGTCAGGGTGAAGAAAAGACGATCGCCGCTGAGTTAGAAGCGTATCGCCAAATCGAAAGCATACAGGCACCCGGCACGCTGGATGGCGGCGATGTCTTGATGATCGACAACCATTTTTTGATTGGGTTATCAGAACGCACCAACCAACAGGGAGCGGACCAGTTCGGTCGCATTCTTGATAAACACAACAAGACCCATACCACCGTTGCGGTGGGCGCAGGCTTGCATTTTAAATCCAGTGTGAACTTTGTCGGCAAGAACACGCTCATTGTGACACCGGATTTTGCTGAACACCAGGCCCTGAAGGCCTACGATAAAATCGTGGCCAACCCAGATGAGTGTTATGCCGCCAATACGCTCTGGGTTAACGATCACCTGCTGGTACCCAAAGGATTCCCGAATACAAAGGCTAAGCTTGAAGCGCTGGGGCTGCCGATTATCGAGCTGGATGTCAGCGAGATACAAAAGATGGATGGGGGGCTCACCTGTCTTTCTATCAGATTCTAA
- a CDS encoding 30S ribosomal protein THX: MKAHARRGDSTGENLSQVEKQAIIRYERSSQQTHFGLFVNSKLQEEKGFMGKGDKRTKKGKIFSKSYGVKRPRKKKKKSEQKEK, translated from the coding sequence ATGAAAGCGCATGCCCGCAGGGGGGACAGCACAGGAGAAAATCTCTCTCAGGTTGAAAAACAAGCGATAATACGCTATGAAAGGTCCAGCCAACAAACCCATTTTGGCTTATTTGTAAACTCAAAACTCCAGGAGGAAAAGGGCTTCATGGGCAAAGGAGATAAAAGAACGAAAAAGGGGAAAATTTTCAGTAAATCCTATGGCGTCAAAAGACCGCGCAAAAAAAAGAAAAAATCTGAACAGAAAGAAAAATAA
- a CDS encoding CheR family methyltransferase, with the protein MKAYLDLINQDETVRQDCELRMTVSISRFFRDKQLWIGLEEDIIPAILKRQSKRLHVWSAGCARGEEVYSLKIVWHRLSQTHTHLPVLNITGTDKHPAYIHKARAGEYTKGSLKEIPPELLEHYFDIRKSGHRFDVKPFLREDIDWGIQDIFATPPGSGFDIIFLRNNLLTYHKAPLKEEGLGRVVQALASKGWLIVGSHEKLPATELNFKRHPAIPWAYCLKG; encoded by the coding sequence ATGAAGGCCTATCTTGATTTGATCAACCAAGACGAAACGGTCCGGCAGGACTGCGAGCTAAGAATGACGGTATCCATCAGCCGTTTTTTCCGGGATAAGCAACTGTGGATCGGTCTGGAAGAAGATATTATACCCGCAATTCTAAAAAGGCAGTCTAAGAGATTGCACGTATGGTCAGCAGGTTGTGCGCGTGGTGAAGAGGTCTACAGTTTAAAAATTGTCTGGCATCGCCTGAGTCAGACACATACGCATTTGCCTGTTCTTAACATCACCGGGACCGACAAACATCCCGCCTATATCCACAAAGCCAGGGCAGGGGAGTACACCAAAGGCAGCTTAAAAGAAATCCCACCGGAACTGCTCGAGCACTATTTTGATATTCGCAAAAGCGGTCATCGATTTGATGTTAAGCCATTTCTCAGAGAGGACATTGATTGGGGGATTCAGGATATTTTCGCAACACCACCGGGGTCAGGCTTTGATATCATTTTCTTAAGGAACAATCTGCTAACTTACCATAAAGCGCCCCTTAAGGAAGAAGGGCTGGGCAGAGTTGTCCAAGCACTTGCGTCCAAAGGCTGGCTGATTGTCGGCTCCCATGAGAAATTGCCTGCTACAGAATTAAACTTCAAGCGGCACCCTGCCATCCCCTGGGCTTATTGTTTGAAAGGTTAA
- a CDS encoding DUF429 domain-containing protein, which produces MQFVGVDGCKKGWFAVALGSDREWAIGVFKTIDDLWNTVNSALMMFIDIPIGLPDSSRRVCDQETRKLLGERGASVFPVPCRKALRAKNYRQACRLNQEVLGVKLSIQTWNITAKIKEIDNWLQCHRKAQPHVRESHPELCFWALAGKRIMAHSKKTAQGFAERCAILQKNYSQAGVIVEQAMTQFRRRDLARDDILDALVLAVSGRISAGKPKTIPLSPSLDKMGRPMEIVYPPAQFI; this is translated from the coding sequence ATGCAATTCGTTGGTGTGGATGGTTGCAAAAAAGGCTGGTTTGCGGTAGCACTCGGTTCGGACCGGGAATGGGCCATAGGGGTTTTTAAAACCATCGACGACCTTTGGAATACGGTGAATTCAGCGTTGATGATGTTTATTGACATACCGATTGGCCTGCCGGATTCCAGCCGGCGTGTCTGTGACCAGGAAACAAGAAAGTTACTGGGGGAAAGAGGCGCAAGTGTTTTCCCGGTACCCTGCCGCAAAGCATTGCGGGCTAAGAACTATCGCCAGGCGTGTCGCTTAAACCAGGAGGTCTTGGGGGTGAAGCTTTCCATTCAGACTTGGAATATAACCGCCAAAATAAAAGAAATCGATAACTGGTTACAATGTCACCGGAAAGCACAACCACATGTACGCGAATCGCATCCTGAGCTGTGTTTCTGGGCGTTGGCGGGCAAGCGCATTATGGCCCACTCCAAAAAAACCGCGCAAGGTTTTGCAGAACGTTGCGCCATACTGCAAAAAAACTACTCACAGGCCGGGGTAATTGTTGAGCAGGCCATGACTCAGTTTCGACGCCGAGACCTGGCCCGTGATGATATTTTGGATGCGCTTGTTCTGGCTGTTTCCGGGCGTATTTCAGCAGGCAAACCCAAAACCATACCGCTGAGCCCCTCGCTGGATAAAATGGGTCGTCCCATGGAAATTGTGTATCCACCGGCTCAGTTTATTTGA
- a CDS encoding PaaI family thioesterase codes for MDQKVKDAIYNAVQHEPFAKAMKIRLVDLELGFSVVEMIYDPEHMNNIYERAHGGAVFALIDEAFETAGQTDGTIAVALNVNVTYVSSPEPGTKLRAEAKKVSQTKKTAGYDIRVSDAKGNLVATCSALAYRTGKPIPFL; via the coding sequence ATGGATCAAAAGGTAAAAGATGCGATTTACAATGCAGTGCAACATGAACCCTTTGCAAAAGCAATGAAGATTCGTCTGGTGGATTTGGAGTTGGGGTTTTCAGTCGTAGAGATGATTTATGACCCAGAGCATATGAATAACATTTATGAGCGCGCCCATGGTGGTGCTGTTTTTGCGCTAATCGACGAGGCCTTTGAAACTGCAGGCCAAACCGACGGCACCATTGCAGTGGCCTTAAATGTGAATGTCACCTACGTTTCCAGCCCGGAACCGGGCACAAAACTGCGTGCAGAAGCCAAAAAGGTCAGTCAGACCAAGAAAACCGCCGGTTACGACATTCGCGTCAGCGACGCAAAAGGCAATCTGGTTGCCACTTGTTCCGCCCTCGCCTACCGCACCGGCAAACCCATTCCTTTTTTGTAA